From the Haladaptatus sp. DJG-WS-42 genome, the window GAAGGCGACTCCGAACACATGATTGCGCGCGCCATCCGCAACGCCGCCGCAGAACGTGCTGTCCAACGGGCGCAGGTCTCGAACTTCGAGAACCTCCGCGGGCTCGGCGTCAGAGCGACCGTCGAGTCGGAGCCGCGAAACGGCTCCGAACAGGGGAGCGGGGAGCGCAGCGACCCGCGAGAGGGCGGGACAGTCCACCTCGGTGGCCCCAACCTGCTTGAGAACCTCGGTATCGAGCGCTCCGACGACATCGTTGCATTTGCCGACGAAGCTGGCGCGAACGCACAGACGGTTATCTACCTCATTCACGAGGAGTCCGGGGTCGTGGCGGCGTTCGCCCTCGCGGACGTCATCCGAGACGAGAGTCGGCAGGCCATCGAGGCGCTGCACGCGATGGGCATTGAGGTGGCGATGTTGACCGGTGACTCCGAGGAGGTCGCAAAGGCGGTCGCCGAGGAACTCGGCATCGACCAGTACTTCGCAGAGGTGCTACCTGAAGAGAAAGACACCACGGTAGCGCAACTCCAGTCGGAGGGAAAGCTGGTGGCGATGGTCGGTGACGGTGTCAACGACGCCCCCGCCCTCACGAGAGCCGACGTCGGCATCGCCATCGGCTCTGGGACGGACGTCGCTATCGAGTCGGGAGACATCATCCTCGTCGACAACAACCCGCTGGACGTCGTCCGGCTCATCAAGCTCTCGAAGGCGAGCTATCGGAAGATGCAGGAAAATCTCGTCTGGGCGACCGGATACAACGTAATTGCACTCCCACTCGCTGCGGGAATCCTCGCGCCCATCGGCATCCTTCTGTCGCCAGCAATCGGTGCCGTATTCATGTCGCTCTCGACCATCATCGTCGCCATTAACGCCCGGCGACTCAAGGGGGTCGACCTGTCTGCAACATGAGGCAGTTTCGATGACGACAGTGCCAGTAACCGTTGGTGGACGCACAATCGATCCGGGAGAAAAGCGTTCGTTCCGCTTCGCGTGTAGTGAGACGTATCACGGCGATACGCTCGAAATTCCGGTGACGGTGATCAATGGCGAGTCGATGGGCCCGTGTGCCTTCCTGACCGCTGCTGTCCACGGCGACGAACTCAACGGCATCAAAATCATCCAAGAGGTCGCGGCTCGCTACGAGCCTGCCGACATTCACGGAGCACTCGTCTGTCTGCATGTACTGAACGTCCCCGGTTTTCTCGCCCAGCAGCGCTACATCCCCATCTACGACGAGGACCTCAACCGGTCGTTTCCCGGCAACCCTCGAGGGACGATGGCCAAGCGCCTCGCAAATACGATTTACAAGGAGTTCGTCTCGAAGTGTGACTTCGGCCTCGACTTTCACACGTCGACGCGCAATCGGACGACGATGTACCACGTCCGCGCCGACATGAGTGATCCAGCCGTCGAACGACTTGCCCGGTCGTTCGGCACGAGCGTAATTCTCGATGGCGAAGGCTCACACGGAACACTCCGGAGCGTTGCCTGTCGAGATGGTATTCCGACGGTCACCGTCGAGATGGGGCGTGCCCACCGGTTCCAGACGGCACACCTCGACCGAGCACTCCATTGCGTTGCAAGTGTCCTCGCAGAACACGAAATACTCCCCAACCGACCGGTTTCCTGGCCCGGTTGGACGCGTGTTGTCGCCCGCGGTGGTGAAAAGACGTGGCTCCGTGCCGAAACCGGCGGCCTCGTTACGATGCAGTGGGGCCCACACCCGCTCGTGGACGCGGGTGAGCCGCTCTTTACCATCTCTGATCACTTCAAGAACACCGTCGAGACGGTTCGTGCGCCGTCGACCGGCCTCGTCGTTGGCGTCCTCGAAAACGCAGTCGCGAACCCTGGCCACCCGCTATGTCACTTCGTGAGCATCGACGAGAAAACCGCCGACATCATCCGCGACGATATCGAGTGTGGCGTTTTCGACGTGTACCACGAAGGCGGCTTCCAGTGGCCCAAACCGCACTGGTACGCAGAACACAGCCACCCATCTGGAACCAACCGAAATGACTGAGCTGACACGCCGTCACCTCACGACCACCGTATGTCGTTCTCCTTGTGTGGAAGTGCCCGAGCCGGTTCGAACACCGTCGAACAGTTGGTTCACAGAGTGCGTGAGACGCTCACAGCTCCTCTGTGAAGATGAGATAGCCCAGAATCGCAATGAGGGTGACTTGCGCCACCTTGTCGAGGAGGCCAAAGTTCTGGAGGTGTGCCAGCCCTTCGAGAACCCAGAGCGGAATCTGGAGTGCGGTAAAGGCGATGCCTGCCAGATAGAGAACACGGCGATTGATTCCTGCGAAAAACAGGCCAATCCCTCCGAGAAAGCCCAATCCAGCGGGGAGCATCACCAACGTCCCGTGTTCAAGGAACAAGTACAGGTGAACGGCCGCACTGAAGACGGCGAGAAGGGCTGCAGCTTGATGCACTGGCGTAATTTCAGCCGTTTCATGCGCGTCCATCCGTCGGTATGCAGGGACGGTAACCACAGAGCCGAGGAGGAACAATCCACCGACCAGGGCATACCAGCTCCCCAATATTCCGCCCGAGTCGTGACTATCGGCGCCCTCATTGCAATCGAAGGCTATCGTGCCTATCTCCGAGAAACTAACGCACGGATGCTCTTTGTCGCAGTTGGCTTTCTCCTCTTGAGCGTCGGGTCGGTGCTCGAAGGCATCTTCTATGATGTGCTCCACTTCGCGGTGTTTCTCGCCGGGATGATTCAAACACTGTTCGTCGCACTCGGAATAGCCCTCATTCTGTATTCGCTCTACGTGACGACAGACACAACCGAAACTGCCACGCAAAAGCCGGATACGTCACACGAATTATCCTGAATCAGAACCGCAGCGGTTAACAGCCTGGTTTGCCGTGAGCCACCATTCGGCCGCAATGGCGGTTACACCCCGACACTCGCTCCGCGTGCACCCCGTCTGACAAATGATTAAATAGTCTGGACGTTGACCTTCGGTTAATGGGCAACAAGAACAAAACCATCTCGTTTCGCGTCAACGAAGACGCCTTCGAGACGCTTCGGGAGATAGCCGAAGAGCGCGATATCTCGTTGTCTGCGGTGTTTCGCGACTACGTCCAGACGCTCGTCGCCCACGACGGCCAGGTCCGCGTCATCCCCGAACACGAACTCGCCGACCAGACGACAGACCAAGCAACGTTCCCGCCGCGCGTGGAAGTGCCAAAGAGCCTCATCCACGACCACGAACGCCTCGAACTGGAGAACAAGCACCTGCGCGACCAACTCGACGACTACAAGCAGTATATCACGGAGCTCCACCAGCGAATTGACGAGCTGAATCAAGACGACGATGACGAGGTCATCCTCCTCGACGACTTAGACGACGACCTTGACAGCGAAACGTTCCACCTGAGTTAGCGAGATAAGTCGCGCTTTGCCTGACTGAGTGTTTCTTCGATCTCTCGGTTGTTTTCAACCCCCGCGAGTTCTTCGGCCGCTTCGAGCGTCCGCACCGAGTCATCGAGAAACGAGAGAATGTCGCCAGCGTAGGCGTAGAGCATGTAATCGTCGCCCATCACGTCCACGATGGAATCCGGGCCGAGTCCCTGCGCCCGGAGTTCGAGCAAATACGTGATGAACTTGCGCTCAGGATGGCCACAGTACGGATTCGTCTCACAGCCACAATCGAGGAAGTCTTCGGCGAAATCGAGGACGCGCTCTTGGGTGGCGTCATCGAGTTTCATCAGCCCCTCGCCCTGAAAGAGAATATCGAGAGTCGCACCGCTAAACGCGCTCTTTGGGATGTTCGTCCCCAACTGAGAGGCAATCTGGCGGTGGTTCTTCAGATAGATTTTGTCCGTGATGGCCACGCGTGCTCGGTCGTAGGCGGTTCGAGGCAAAAAGCCACACGGAGTCAGTCCGGAGTCGTAACGTATTTGAGCAAACCGGAGTTAGAAAGAGGTGCGTGTCCGGGTTGGGGTAGTGGACTATCCTTCAGCCTTGTGGAGGCTGAGACGCGGGTTCGATTCTCGCACCTGGACCTTCTTTCCGTTCTTAATTCGTGAGCGTTTGCTCTCGTCAGAGAACACCGCGAGTAATTGTGAGACCGAGAGAAGTCAGTTAGAGGAGAATCGAAGTGAGGAGCGATAGTGACTGGAGTTCGATTCTCGCACCTGAACCTTTCTGTCTCCGAACAACGCGAGGAGACGAAAGTCCAAACGGCGAGGGCGAGCCACGAACAGAGAAGCGTTGAAGCCGACTCTCCCCCACTGGTCAGTATGGGCGCGTACACCGGGACGACCGCGCTTCGCGAGGCACTCGACGACTGGCAGCGCAACGTGGCTGCGTTTCTCGTCGCCGCCGCTGTCGTTGGGGGTGCCTCAGTAATCGGGTCGAAAGAGGCCTACTACGCCGCGGCGCTGATCATTTTCACCGTCTGGATGGTCTGGTTCGTCCTGACTGCCGTCGAGTGGTTGAAGCGGGCAGATTTTTAACGTGATGTGTCAGAGCATCGGTGAGGACAGTTCTGCGTGATAGCCCTCACGCCAGTCTGCGTATTCCACCAGCGCGTTGCGACCAGTCTCAGACAGCTCGTAGTAGTTCGTGCGACGGTCGATTGCACCTTTTTCGACGAGCTCTAGCTCGACCAGTGTATCTAAGTTGGGGTAGAGCCTGCCGTGGTTGATGTCGCCGAGGTGGGCTTCGAGGTCTGACTTGATGTCTTGGCCCGAGGGTTTTGCGTGTCCCGCGATGACGGTCAGCAGATCGCGTTGAAAGCCCGTGAGACTGTGCATTTGCACCATGGTACCCACTCATTGGTAATGACGCTGCTTTGTTAAGAGGGGATTTCGAGAGCAGTGGGTGTGTTCCATTCCGTTCCACAGGTGGAACGGTTAGTTGAGCTACAAGATGGGGTAAGTCGAACTTCGAGGTGGAACAAACAGCGCTAGCACTGGAAGTAACGCGGAACGAGGACGGTCCCGTCGTCTGGATAGTCTTTCTGTCGATGGCAAATCGCCCAGATAAGAATTGTGACGGTTAAGCCCTCAGTAAGCGTCTAGGTTTGTGGGTGCCACACATGGCAATCAAACAAGCAGACACAGGAGTTCGGGCGGCGTCGGACAGATTCTACAAGGCGTTAGGGCAAATGGCAAGCGGCGACGCAGACTCGATGGAAGAAATCTGGTCACATCGAGAAGATGTCACGACGATGCATCCGATTGGCGGTCGTGAAGTCGGCTGGGAAGCCGTCAAAGAGCCGTGGAAGGCCGTTGCCGGGCTTGCTGAGAAGGGTGAGGTGACGCGCACAGATCAGTTCATTCGCGTCATGGGTGACGTGGCCTACGAACTCACAACTGAGGAGGTCTCGATGACGCTTGGGGGCGAGACGCTCGACTCTGCGTACCGGGCGACCAACATCTACTGTCTCGAAGATGGCGAGTGGAAAATCGTCCACCACCACGCAGACCTAGACCCGAAATTCATCGAACTCCTTCAGCGCCTAGAGGGCGCTGCATAAGCGCGGTGTGAGTGGACAAAACGACGGACTATTTTTCGTGCTGACTGAGCGGGCGCGGCGAGCCAAACTGTAGATTCAAAACCATTAGGTGAGCGTCATGAGAAGCTTCGTGTGATGAGTCTGCGCGCTGTCGCCAGAAAAGAATATTTTCAGTGTAGACGCTCCCCAACTGTCCTCTCGGTAATCGGCCTCTTTCTCCTCTCTGCAGTCTTTTTCGCCGTGATTCAGTGGGTACCGAACGTCGGTCAACCCGGATACGACGGCACACCAACATCCACGCTCGCGCTGCTAAACAGTCTCGGGCAGCCCGGGGCCATTTTCATTCCGCTGCTTGGATTGCTGGTTGGCTATCACACAATCGCCGGAGAGCGCGAGAGCGGCGCGCTCAAAATGATGCTCGCGCTGCCCCACACCCGCCGCGATGTCGTCTTCGGAAAGTTCCTCGGTCGGGTGGCCGTCGTCATGGCCGCCACGGCGCTCGCCGGCGTTGCCGTTGGAATCATCGCCGCGGTTTCGTACGCGGTCTTCGACGTCGAGGCGTTTCTCCTCAACACGACGCTGATGGTGGCGTACGGGGCGGTGTACGTCGCCATCGCGGTTGGTTTCTCCGCGTGGATGGACTCACGGTCGAAGGCACTGGTCGGGACGGTTTCGCTGTACGCGTTGTTCATGCTCGGCTGGGACGCCCTCATGCTCTTGCTCCAACTCATCTTCATCGGGCCGACGCTCCCGGCGGGCACCAAGCTTCCCGATTGGCTCCAGTTTATCGCCGTGTTGAACCCGTCTCGGGCGTTCATGTACGCCACCAGGTCAGTCCTGCCGTCGTACTACGAACTCACCGTCTCTGCACAATCAGACGCAGCCTTCCTCCAAGATGGGGTTGGGTTCCTCATTCTCGCCGGCTGGATCGTGCTTCCGCTTTGTCTTGGCTTCCTTCGATTCACCAGGACGGATATTCAGTAACCAACCAGCGATTCACGCAGCCGTATCGAGAGTGCCACAGACAACCCGAATGATTTTCAGTCTCGAAATGCAGATTTTTTTACATGCAGTCGCTCTTGATTGACGTTCTCAAAAGCCTCTTTGTAGACCCCTTCGTTGACTATTTTTATCACGGTCTGACGCTTTGGCGAGTCGCCACACGGCTTCTCTCTGGAATCGCACTCATCGCGGGCATCTACCTCGCACTGCTTCAGCCAGCACCGCTCTCGTACGTCGGCTGGTTGCTCGCCGTTCCCGCGTCATTGTTTGTCCTCTACGACACGCTCACGGTCAATCAACACACGCGAGACTAGCGCTCGCATCGGTGCCACTAGCCTCAATCGGACCGGTACGTTCTCAGGCGTGAAATGCACAGAAAAGTCGTCCACCCGACGTGTCTAGGCGGAGGCGACCAGTTCATCAGGTGAGTCGTGCGTGCGTGCCGCTGATGCGCGGGGGAGTTCGATGACGAACGTGGCTCCGTGTGGTTCGGTGTCTTGTATTTCGATGGAGCCGCCATAGACAGTTATCATTGAATCAACGAAAAAGAGGCCAAAGCCACTGCCCGTCGATTTCACGTGTCCAGTTTCGCCCCGGCGGAAGACGGCTTTCTTTCGGTCGTCTGGGATCCCCGAACCGGTGTCGGCGATGCGGGTCGTGACCGTGTCGTCGTCGGCTTCGGTGGTGATGGTCACGTGTAGGCCATCAGGGTCGTTGTGCTCGACGGCGTTCGTGAGCAGGTTTCCGAACACTTCGTTCACAAGTTCGTCTGCCTTGACGACCACTTCGTCGTCGACGTGAACCTCGAAGGTTGTGGTGGGATACGTCGAACTGAGGCGTTCGACTTCTGTGCGAATCGTCTCCGAGAGGTTGATTGCGGTGAGTTGGGGCTCGATGTCGGAGGTGAGCGCGTTGAGAATCGACCGAACGCGTTGGACGATTGCGACGACATCGTCGCTCCACTTGAGAATCGTCTCCGCCTGTCTGCGGTGGTCACCATCGTCTAACTCCTCGTAGAGGATTCCTGCCCGCCCACTGACGACGGTCATGCCGTTTAACACGTCGTGGCGAAGGATGCTGTTGAAAAACTCGAGTTGGTCGTTTTGATACTCCAGTTGCTCTGCGCGAATGACCGCCCGCTCTGCTGCGCGTTCGCGTTCGATGGTGCGTGCCTCGATGACGCCGATGAAGAGGCCACCGCCTGCACCGAGACACGCCATAAATCGGCCCCATTGGATGTATCCACTGGCCTCGGTAAGTGGCGGGGTGATAAACATGACGATGATATTGAGCCCGAGGATGACTGCCATGCTAGAAAAACACCACAGCGCGATTCGCCTGTGGCGTTGTGGGTCTAGCCAACCCCGCTTGAGCCAGTAGCCACCGAAAAATATACCCGCCACCACTGGCATCGTAATCGCCACATTCGTGATAAGTAGATAGGTTGGCTGCGTTTCCCCAATGACGTTTACAATCGCCCATTCGGCAGGAAACGAGAGGAGCAGACCCACACTAAGTCCCATGATGAGATACGGGACCTTCGTACCGTGAGAGGATTCAGAAGGTGGAGAAGGTGACATTCTATCTCATAATTATCGGTCTGAAACATGTACTTTTCCACTATTGTGAAGTTCAGAATAGTTTGAATTAACACGTGCTAAATGAACGAATGCTACAATCGGCAAGTGAGACGGCGACAGCACTCAAAGAGAGCGAGAAATTGCCAGAGAGGTTTTATGCGACGAATTGCTTATGTCGAGTGTGGCGTCCCCGTTCGATATTCTCGGGATTGAGTCGGATGCAAACGAGGCGGAGATTGTCGACGCATACAGAGCGCGAGTCAAAGAGGTCCACCCAGACCGCGGTGGCTCTGTGCGTGAGTTCAAAGCCGTCCAGACAGCGTACGCACAGATTGAGGCTGGCTACGACCCCGCAACCGAGACAGCCGAGGAGCAGACGCCAGAACCCGTCGAAGACGAGCGCGAAGAGGCGAAAGTCGAGTTTCTCAACTACGAAGTGTTCGACGACTTCGGCTGGGAGATTACCGACGAGGAACTGTTCTCGAAAGCCGCAGGCGAGCGTCTCACGCCCGCAGATTACGGCGAGCTACTCGCCCACCCGCGCGATTCGCTCTTAGAAAGTGCAGAGGAAGTCGGCTTCTCGTGGCCGTTCGCGTGTCGGGGCGGCGCCTGTGCGAACTGCGCGGTCGCGGTCATCGAAGGCGACATGGAGATGCCACCAAACCACGTCCTCTCGCCGTCGATGATGGAAAACGGCATCCGCCTCTCGTGTGTGGGGCGGCCGTGTTCTGACGAACTCAAAGTTGTGTTCAACGTCAAACACCTGCCCGGACTCGACGAACTTAAACTGCCCTCTCAGCGCTTCGAGACTGCGAAAGCAGAGGAGTGAAAATGGTTATGCGTCGGTTCGGGTGCTATCTTTTACGTGCTGGCGCAGGCCGTAGAGGAACGGTGCGCCGAGGACGGTTGCGACCCCACCGGTGACGACTTTCCCAAGCGGCGAGAGCACGGGGTCTGGACCGTTTCCGACGAGGACGACGCCACGCATGCCCTGTTCGCCGTAGGCCGTACACTCGTAGGTGCTGAGACCGTGGCCGCCGAACTCGACGGCAAAGCGGTTGCCCACGCCCGTGAGGAGGTCGCTGTGATATCCGAGGTCAGGGTCGACGACGTCGTATTCGTTGTCGCTCACCCACTCCCAGATGACCGTCGTCCCGGGGTCAACGTGGATGGCCGCGGGTTCGAAGGCGAACGCGCCACCGTTTCCGTCTGCGCCGACTTCGACGGTCACCTGTTCTTTGCCGCGCATATCGACCACCTCGTCGTAGTTGTCCGTCTTGGAAAGCCACCCGTCGAATGTCTCTGTTGGGCTGGAGTCGCCGTTTTCGCCAGCGGTCGCGCCGAGTGCGGCGTCTGCGTCGCCAACGACGAGCGCGCCTTTCATCCCCATCATCTCGTGGGGCGCACAGGCGTAGCGAGTCACGCCCGCGGCGTCGGGGGCGAACTCGAACGTCTCGCCTGCCTTCGAATAGAATTCAGACTCGAACGAGCCGTCCTTTGCGACCACGTTGTGCATCCCGCCTTCGCCCGTCCACGTCCAGCGAACGGTGGTGCCGGGGTCGACGCGAACGGCCGCCGGTTCGAAACCGAACGACCCCCCGTTTCCGGCTGTCCCGACGGCTATTTCGACCGTCCCTTGGCCGCGCAAATCGACGAGCTCAGTCACGTTATCGGTGTTCGCAAACCACGATTCGAGACCGTCTGACTGGGCGACGGCTGGCTGGCTGAGCAAGTTCACGCCGAGCGCGCTTCCGGCCGCGACCCCCGCGGTTGCGGCGAGAAAGCGACGCCGAGCAACGGGCAGCTGCGTGTCGTCATACGCCATCTCCGTCACCCCTCGTACCCCGCGTACTCCATCAGGTTGCGGAAGATGTCGGTGTCCATCGCGTCGGTGTAGACGATGCCGGTGAGCATCCCGCCGGGGTAGCTGTCACCGTTTCTGATGTGGTCGACTTTGTGACAGTGGACGAGGTAGATGCCGGGGTCTGCGTCGGCTTCAAACTCGATGGTGTAGCGCTCTGCGGGCGCGACGTTCACCACGTCTTGGAGGAACTGAAGCGCCTCTGGCATCGGGCTGCCGTCTTTCTCAACGATTTTGAACCGGTGGTTGTGGATGTGCAGCGGGTGGCTCATGAAGCCCGCGTTCACCCAGTGGATGCGCACGGTGTCGCCGGGTTCGACGATGAGCGGTGACCCCGTCTCGGGGTGGAGTGTCGCAGGCGCGGACTTGCCGTTGATGGTGAAGGCGTCTGCGTGGCGCGAGGAAAGCGAGTACTGGACGTCCTCACCGCCGTGCTGGCGCGAGAGACGGGTGTCCCACTCCTTGACCGTCATGAAGTACTCCTTGTCGGCCTCCTCGTACCCCTTCGGGTCGACGCGGAGGATGCCGTACATCCCCATCTCCATGTGCATCGGCGTCTGGTAGTGGCAGTGATAGAGGTGGGTACCGGGAACGTTCGCCGGGATGGTGTAGGTGTGGGACTCACCCGGCATGACCGTCACGCCTGTGGTCGTCGGCACGCCGTCGTTCTCCCACGATTTGCGCACGCCGTGGAAGTGGAGCGTGTGGGGAACCTGCATCTCCGAGTTGTCGAGCGTAATCTTCAGCTCTGCACCCTCGGTACAGCGCAGGATGGGGCCAGGGACGCTCGGAACGCCGTCATCGGCCTGAAACGCCCACGTGACGGGGAGCGTGATGGGGCCGTTCATCGTCTCGCCGGGGTGAATGTGGTGGCGCGCCATGACGGATTTGATGGTTACCTCGTGGCCGCGTTCGTCAAGATTCACCACTTCGGGTTTGCCCGTCTCCGGGAGGTCGGGCAACGAGGTCGTCTGCGAGCCTGAGAGCGGAACTGTCCGCGCAGTTGGCTGTGAAATCGCCGTACAACCCGCGGTGGCAAAC encodes:
- a CDS encoding succinylglutamate desuccinylase/aspartoacylase family protein, with translation MTTVPVTVGGRTIDPGEKRSFRFACSETYHGDTLEIPVTVINGESMGPCAFLTAAVHGDELNGIKIIQEVAARYEPADIHGALVCLHVLNVPGFLAQQRYIPIYDEDLNRSFPGNPRGTMAKRLANTIYKEFVSKCDFGLDFHTSTRNRTTMYHVRADMSDPAVERLARSFGTSVILDGEGSHGTLRSVACRDGIPTVTVEMGRAHRFQTAHLDRALHCVASVLAEHEILPNRPVSWPGWTRVVARGGEKTWLRAETGGLVTMQWGPHPLVDAGEPLFTISDHFKNTVETVRAPSTGLVVGVLENAVANPGHPLCHFVSIDEKTADIIRDDIECGVFDVYHEGGFQWPKPHWYAEHSHPSGTNRND
- a CDS encoding ribbon-helix-helix protein, CopG family, which codes for MGNKNKTISFRVNEDAFETLREIAEERDISLSAVFRDYVQTLVAHDGQVRVIPEHELADQTTDQATFPPRVEVPKSLIHDHERLELENKHLRDQLDDYKQYITELHQRIDELNQDDDDEVILLDDLDDDLDSETFHLS
- a CDS encoding DUF5814 domain-containing protein, which codes for MAITDKIYLKNHRQIASQLGTNIPKSAFSGATLDILFQGEGLMKLDDATQERVLDFAEDFLDCGCETNPYCGHPERKFITYLLELRAQGLGPDSIVDVMGDDYMLYAYAGDILSFLDDSVRTLEAAEELAGVENNREIEETLSQAKRDLSR
- a CDS encoding helix-turn-helix transcriptional regulator, whose translation is MHSLTGFQRDLLTVIAGHAKPSGQDIKSDLEAHLGDINHGRLYPNLDTLVELELVEKGAIDRRTNYYELSETGRNALVEYADWREGYHAELSSPML
- a CDS encoding nuclear transport factor 2 family protein; amino-acid sequence: MAIKQADTGVRAASDRFYKALGQMASGDADSMEEIWSHREDVTTMHPIGGREVGWEAVKEPWKAVAGLAEKGEVTRTDQFIRVMGDVAYELTTEEVSMTLGGETLDSAYRATNIYCLEDGEWKIVHHHADLDPKFIELLQRLEGAA
- a CDS encoding ABC transporter permease subunit codes for the protein MSLRAVARKEYFQCRRSPTVLSVIGLFLLSAVFFAVIQWVPNVGQPGYDGTPTSTLALLNSLGQPGAIFIPLLGLLVGYHTIAGERESGALKMMLALPHTRRDVVFGKFLGRVAVVMAATALAGVAVGIIAAVSYAVFDVEAFLLNTTLMVAYGAVYVAIAVGFSAWMDSRSKALVGTVSLYALFMLGWDALMLLLQLIFIGPTLPAGTKLPDWLQFIAVLNPSRAFMYATRSVLPSYYELTVSAQSDAAFLQDGVGFLILAGWIVLPLCLGFLRFTRTDIQ
- a CDS encoding HAMP domain-containing sensor histidine kinase, with amino-acid sequence MAVILGLNIIVMFITPPLTEASGYIQWGRFMACLGAGGGLFIGVIEARTIERERAAERAVIRAEQLEYQNDQLEFFNSILRHDVLNGMTVVSGRAGILYEELDDGDHRRQAETILKWSDDVVAIVQRVRSILNALTSDIEPQLTAINLSETIRTEVERLSSTYPTTTFEVHVDDEVVVKADELVNEVFGNLLTNAVEHNDPDGLHVTITTEADDDTVTTRIADTGSGIPDDRKKAVFRRGETGHVKSTGSGFGLFFVDSMITVYGGSIEIQDTEPHGATFVIELPRASAARTHDSPDELVASA
- the fer gene encoding ferredoxin Fer: MASPFDILGIESDANEAEIVDAYRARVKEVHPDRGGSVREFKAVQTAYAQIEAGYDPATETAEEQTPEPVEDEREEAKVEFLNYEVFDDFGWEITDEELFSKAAGERLTPADYGELLAHPRDSLLESAEEVGFSWPFACRGGACANCAVAVIEGDMEMPPNHVLSPSMMENGIRLSCVGRPCSDELKVVFNVKHLPGLDELKLPSQRFETAKAEE
- a CDS encoding halocyanin domain-containing protein, which encodes MAYDDTQLPVARRRFLAATAGVAAGSALGVNLLSQPAVAQSDGLESWFANTDNVTELVDLRGQGTVEIAVGTAGNGGSFGFEPAAVRVDPGTTVRWTWTGEGGMHNVVAKDGSFESEFYSKAGETFEFAPDAAGVTRYACAPHEMMGMKGALVVGDADAALGATAGENGDSSPTETFDGWLSKTDNYDEVVDMRGKEQVTVEVGADGNGGAFAFEPAAIHVDPGTTVIWEWVSDNEYDVVDPDLGYHSDLLTGVGNRFAVEFGGHGLSTYECTAYGEQGMRGVVLVGNGPDPVLSPLGKVVTGGVATVLGAPFLYGLRQHVKDSTRTDA
- a CDS encoding multicopper oxidase domain-containing protein — its product is MSDRIGAPGTGISRRKFLAATGSAGLFATAGCTAISQPTARTVPLSGSQTTSLPDLPETGKPEVVNLDERGHEVTIKSVMARHHIHPGETMNGPITLPVTWAFQADDGVPSVPGPILRCTEGAELKITLDNSEMQVPHTLHFHGVRKSWENDGVPTTTGVTVMPGESHTYTIPANVPGTHLYHCHYQTPMHMEMGMYGILRVDPKGYEEADKEYFMTVKEWDTRLSRQHGGEDVQYSLSSRHADAFTINGKSAPATLHPETGSPLIVEPGDTVRIHWVNAGFMSHPLHIHNHRFKIVEKDGSPMPEALQFLQDVVNVAPAERYTIEFEADADPGIYLVHCHKVDHIRNGDSYPGGMLTGIVYTDAMDTDIFRNLMEYAGYEG